The sequence below is a genomic window from Cicer arietinum cultivar CDC Frontier isolate Library 1 chromosome 6, Cicar.CDCFrontier_v2.0, whole genome shotgun sequence.
AACTCCAAGGTTCCCCTTTCACATAGGACATAACTCTACTgtgaataaaaaatatggatGGGAAAATGGGCAAACAGACATAGTATTCAGTTTGCCAAAAATCAAAGAAGCAAGATAAAGGGTTTTCTAGTACATCCATGACTATTTTGTTGGGAAGTTCATGGGAATACCGTGAGCAACAACGGACTAAAGACTTGAACCACCAAGAGACTTTGATACCACATATCTACTCAAAACTTTAAGCCATTGGATATAAGTCATTTCTCTGGTATATCTTTCATTTGTTCATTCTAGGTCGACATGGGACTAACCACTCACACTTGAATTTCAACATATTCTAACACCAAAATCTTAACCAGAATAGTATGACACAAGTTTTAGATATTTGGGCCGTTAACCTTTTGCTCAACAGTTTGATCTGGGACGATCTATTTGAAAAAACACGTGTTGGGACAAGTCAGTCTCTTATATGGATCTCAATTGTCTTGAGGAAAGAATCTTTGTGGTCATGTGCGACCTTGGTTtaccaaaaaccaaaatcttAAAGATGGTATCCGTTAAATAGTAGTTTCCCATTCAAAGCAATCCACACGAGGACCTATAAGCTATAGGCAAAGATAGACCTAATACTACACAGACATTGAGTTGAAAAAGGGTAGttgatatatttgataataCAATACAAGGAGTGAAATAGCTCTGTAGGAGTTTGGATGGAAAACGAGTAGTTTTTGGATCGAATGAGTGACGCTGCAGCACACAAACCTAAAAAGAACCCAGCAGAAATCAGTAAACATTGCAGAGACAAGAAAACAAAACCTGCAAGTGAGAAACTATATCAATGGTAGTAACCCTCATTCCTTCTTGCTGTTGTCTGAGAATCCACTGATACATTTTCTCCTGCAACAAGGAATTGAAAGCACCAAAGCACTTTATCACTCaatcaaacaaacaaataaaaggaATGATTAAAGCAAAAGTAATCgagaaaaatcttcaaacacAGCATTGAGTAACGTCAAACATTTGAAATTGCAATCgcattaataaaaattagggACTGGAATATGCTCAGGTAATAATCAAGTAACTTCAAGAATGAAAATCCAATTTGTCTGGAAAACCCTAAAATTATAAAAGGGGAAATTAGATGAAAAACGAAACATGAAATCTggttatgttttttttcaaaactctctcagtgaattaattaataaataaataaataaataacaatagtGCGTGcatgtataataattaaataaatattaaattaattgaaaaaactGAAAAACGGAAAAGGAATAAGAAAAAGGAAAGGAGAGTGAACAGTACGAGAGCGTGGCGTTCACCGGCTTGAAAGGAGAGTTTTTGTTGATTCATGGCGTGGGTGTAAAGATGGGAAAGGGAATTTGCGGTGGTGCAGAAAGTGGAGTACATGGTACGATCCACTTCATCAAGACGACTCTCCACCGATTTTCTCTTCTTCGCCATCCCAACGCAGCCCGATGGATTGGAGACAAAGAAAGATGGTGCGGTGCGGTGCGGTTGCCGGAGAGAGAAGTAAGAGACTGCGACACAAGGGATATCTCCTTTATATATCCTatatcttataataataattgtttataataataatatatttaattgctataaaaagtaaaaatttcaCATCACAACaactatacaaattaaatccataataataataatataatgagATAAATGAAGATGCAAATGCAAACTAATTTTACGGTCATAGATAATGAGGTTGATTTTGTTGTatcatcataaaataattatataataaattaatttgttgtaatgtaaaataatttaccCTGAAATTGTATGTTTATTAACCTTAAATAATTCATGATTTTGTGAGGATTTTAATTTAGtctatgaaattaaaatataattagataAAAATGATAGTTAAACTAACTTTATATTGATGGTAAAAGATAACTCTTGATTTTAACATTTCAGTAAATAGTTATAATTGTAATCATTAGATAATCATTCAATTGAATTGATAGAGGGTGCATAGTCATTGAACATCCAATTAAAAGTCTTAAAATTTGtctgttaaatttttttttttaatatataatcactttttgaaaaaataatccTTTTTAAGACTTTTTATCAGTTCATTACAACttgtaaaaataatcaaaatcttgaaataatttaaaaatagctTAAAATGATAAGTAATTTGGAATACCGGTTACAGTACGGGTGCGATGATACATCTTAGAACAACTCAGTTCCTGTCGAGGCTTAAGCATGCAGAACATCGCAAGCACTCCGTTGGTTTCAATATTCTACTCAACACTCTGTAACCTTAGAGTTAATTAGACTAATTGCAAATTGCGCAAATAGTAAACAAGAGTATAAGATATTTTAACGAACTGAATATGCTTTTTAGTGACTGTTggatgatttttatgaattggTATGAATTATATTATGCAAAAGGGTAATTGAGTTGCTTTTTAGTTCATAAGAGCATATCGTTTTCATGCTACTCCCACTAATTTCAACTATATTTCACCTTGTATTGCAAAATTTATCGTCAATGAGAGGCACTAAGTTGCTTCCTCTTAAAAACATCATCTTAGTAGTTAACGTAGccattaaatatttaattttactttgcGTGGATGAGTGGTTCTGCTCACATGTGATATGTTTAATCTCAGACTAAAATCAAAGTGACTCCCCCAATTAagatatctatatatatatttttaattattctcaTTTCCATTACTTGTATGTCTTTTCTCATAGTTCCTTCATTTTATTCTATGaatcaatataattaaaattttaattgacgAACCGATTTGACCGGTCAAACTGATAATTGGAATAGCTACTAATCTAAATTGACATAGAAATTCGATTGCACAATAATCAATCAAAGACATGTGaaatcgataaaaaaaaaattagaaaactggtaaaaacaataaaaacttTGATGTTATAGTTTATACCAATCatgaaaaacttttttcttaccaGTTGAGCTGCAATTGCTATCCCTAATAGGTAGATTTTTCCTTTGAAAAATCTTAACATATGCAAAATCCATTCGgtgatgaaaaaagaaaaaataagagCTAAGAAATAGAAGAAAACTAAGAGTCGCACTATGTTGAAGAAGAGAtgtcatgaagaaaaaaaaaattataaatagtgAGAGTAATGTACATAACACAAGATTCTTCACACATATAAAAGAGAGATGAAGCAAGATTATTAACAAGCTATATGGGATAAAGATGATAAGTGGAGGAAAAAAAGCAAATGCTAACATATGTCTTAAAGATGCATctcaaagaaacaaaaatagatcttttattttgaaaattgtgtACTCAACTCatacactttttaaaaattaaaaattgttgctttctatcaaaatttttattttatattctttaaCATATATGATATTTGGACACATGTTACcaatacccaaaaaaaaaaaaatcctaaaatgTCGCATGTTTATATGGAGAATCAGAAAATAAACGACGAAAAGTGGATaccttttatttttcaatgacACACTAATCCAATtacaattcaataaaaaataataatactatatgaagataattatttaatcaatatCGATCTGACTCTGGTTCGACCTTGAAACCTTTAATTGATGCCTTCAATAATTTTATCTTTGCAATTAATCTATTTGGTGTATTGCAAATAATCCATCTAGAAtaacaatatattatttatcagaaaaaaatatacataataaaataattgtttactCTTAGAGCaatcatattttcttgtatgttttTTCATCGAAGAAAAGTAGATGGAACAAACAAAAGACGAGTGATCAATACCATAAGAGATGTTGAAACCACATGTCCATGAGACATTTGAAGAGAGTGattgatagcatttcagcaaaCTCCTTCGACGATGTTATAACCAACCGTCTATGAGCTTTTATGCCATGacacaaattttcaattttcaaaataaccaaaaaaatccatagaaagtgagaaaatacattttttatatgtattataCAATGTGTGATGCGTCCCATACGTGCCTAAGCAGAGACATGCTGTGAAAATACTATAGAAATGCGCCTCAAGCGCACATCATCTGATGTGCGACGTTTACTGCATTTTCTCTTCTTTTGAGGTATGAATTTGGTTCTGATGTTTTCTttaaagttgtagctatgaatcttagctttcattttcactttgtTTGACTCTAATTAGACATCTACAACTAGGGATGACAATTAGACTCAAACCCAATGGGTACCCGCAAAAAAAAAACCCATAATGGGTAAGGTAAAACCCCGCATAGTGGGTATGAGCATGAGGACAGATAATTACCCATAAAATTAAGCAGGTGTgggtacgggtactatagtacccaccccGTCTTgcacccgcacttatataaattatttatttatttattatattagtgtttaatttaattaattgtttttttttatgtgttaacgtctattaatatcattggaccactaaaatatttataactgaaAGATAAAggtttacaaattttttaagaatttgattgtgatgaatatgtaaataattgtgatcttataattaaaagttatgttttattaattgtgactttataattatacttgtaACTTCCTATCAattaattgtgactttataattatacttgtaacttcctatcaattgtttttacagaTCTCGAATAATATTGTCGTAAACCTTGcaactttataaattattattatgaatattagaatgtgtattgtaacgagtgttaatttgaaactttttagttagaaaatattttgatttataatactttatgattgaagttaaaatatttgaataatttttaaatttaatcacaacaatatcatttatttatcgatatattttagttaaagcATGAGTAATGGGTATGGGTACAGTCACTTAGGTATCGAGAGGGTAAAGGTACAagtattaaaattgatacaCAAAAAGGTACGGTGCGAGTATGAGTATTTTTTAAACTGCGGGTACGGGGACAAGTACTATAGTACCTTATCCAAACTCTACTCATTGTCGTCCTCACTATATATGATTGAATTACTCCACACAAGTTATTAAGTTATGTtgatttatcataaaaatttagtACTGCACCAAAACAACGAAATAACGTAAAATTACGATAGATAATAAATccctaaatcaaataaatcccTAAATCATCTAATGCttaatgataaataatattaaaaaaataaaaaaaatatgcatatgataaaTAGTTATTAGACATACTATCCAAACAAGTTAAACTAAACTACAACCCACATACCACTTATTGATAAGTTCAAAAATAtctaaacaataataaattaatgatcATGACTCTTTAGAGACTTTGACTCTGcacatttaataaataaaaatctcatATTAAATTCAAGattacactctcaaaataattaattttaacttgttTCTAGTTGATACAAATTTGCACTTGAAATTTAACAAACTAATTCATGTGGAGTTTAGTTTGACTTTTATCGACGATGTCATCTCCATATAGCTTCTCAAAAAGACTAACTATAGTAATGTCTTACAGATTAATTTATTGTTGTTATGTTTATCATTTTTGTAATCACATAAACCTATTTTGAGACCATCTCACAAGGCCAAATTTCAATTTGCATCAAGTAAAGATAATGCCATTTGAATTTCTAACAGGGCATTTGACGAACACATCAAAAACCACATAAACATTTAGTCCCAAACATTCATGTAATGATGGATATGACAAATATTTTGCAGAGTAAAAAGATTAATTTAgagtatttatattttatgagaCAAAATTGAGAACGTCTCCCAAattgaggtttttttttttctttcagtttgttattttcaaaatcaaaattattttcttttgaattttaattctaagttttgaattttaattttgagttatttttagtttttatttgtcGGTTTGGAAGAAATAATTATGAGcatatacaaaatttaaataataaatattacatatatatatatatatatatttatttgaatataataattaaatttaactgttcttaaaaatattaatttgaaaagagtatatatatattttgtttaattactcttttcaaattaatatttttaagaacagttaaatttaattattgaaatttaatatatatataatggttAAACTCGTGATAGACTTAATGTATTTGTTATtgagatttaatttataatatcctatgaatataattttttttatattattaattaaattattaaaaatatttaagttttattatacctattttaaaatcatacAGATTTATAGTCGTTGGAGTATAAAAATTTTTACAACAATAATTTAAGCaaattaaagtttaattttttttcttctagtaGATTATTATTCTCGTTTAAGGAAAGAATATTAATACAATGTTTacaatatacatattttttttgacaaaaccatatttataacaatatataatataaaatttatatttttttataaagacaaaACAACTATAAGTAGAGGTTGGATTAGaggtaatattttgtttttaaaaaagacatcaaagtgataaaaaaatttatctattattAGAGGAGGTGGAGTTGGAATTTGAAGAGAGCATCGCGTGAATTAGGGTTTTAGCGTTtttgagaaagagagagaagaaaaagaagaagaagaagaaaaagcgAAAAGATGAGTAGAAGTTTGGGAATTCCGGTGAAGCTACTCCACGAGGCCTCGGGTCACGTCGTTACGGTGGAGCTTAAAAGCGGCGAACTTTATAGAGGTAACATGATCGAGTGCGAGGATAACTGGAACTGTCAACTCGAAAGCATCACTTACACTGCTAAGGTACTTTTTTTCCCCATTCATTCTTCAAATCCCATTCACTTCACTCGTATATATTCTTCGTTAATTATGTTGTGttatatttgagtttttatttgATCCATTTTTTAAACCGTGTAATCATTTCACGATTTAACTTGTTGAGACCTAAAAGAGACCCTAATTAAGTTGGATCGAGGTTGAGAAATTTGAGTTAGGTCATTAGGGTTAAATGTTTACACCTTGCAAGGAATTAAATAGGGTTTTATTCTAACTGCTAAGAGACACTGAGTTAGGTCATTAGGGGATTTGTGTTGTGTTGAAGTGGGAAATGTGGGTAATTGTGAAACACAAGGAACGCGTTTTTAAGTTGAGTGGAGTAGTGGAGTGGAGTCTGCGAACCATGGTAGTCAAAATCATGTACCAACGTTTGGAATTGTAGGAGTCTAGTATCCTGGTAGCATTGACGTGTTCGTGCACAGGGAGAATTGCTAATGGGTGGGAGCGGCTGGGATTGCCGTGCAGAACCGTGGAAATGGTGGAATCAAGCGAGTTTTGCTGAATCTGTTTCTGACAAGAAGACACACAACAAATGTTGTTGTAATACATGTTATGCGTTATTAAGTTATCTGCACCAGGATGACTGCTTTTGTGGCTTCAGAGTTTAGACATTACTGTATGTGTGCAAGTATTATGGTTGGCAAACCTTTAATACGAAGAACCAATTTCAAATTCTAACTTTTACCGTATTCTCAGAATGATAATGTGGAATCTCGTAGTAGCTTTCCTTTATCAGGTTAGGAGGACTAACTCTTGGTGAATCTAACTGGCCTACAATATGAGGGAGAAGTGTAATTGACCCTTCAGTTTGATTTGGGTTGTACCACTGCCCGCAGCTATTTACTATATACCTCTTGGTGCAGTGGTATGAATTTTATCTAGGACCATGGTCCTGTACAACTATACAAGTAACTGCAGAGGATCTGTTCcgtacaaaatatttttttctaaaaaatgtgAGTTTCAATAGAGTGACAGTAGGATCATAATGTGAGGTGGTGCAGCTGCTTTCAAACTGCATAGGATCCATTGATTGTGGATTTCTTTGAAGAAGCTCAGTTTGTTGGGATGAATACTATGATTCATGAGTTGTCATTGGAGACAAGATAGGATTAGGGATGATAACATTGAGAAAAAGTAGGGATATCCTATTGTAAAAAAGACGGCACTTTCTGATTTTGGGAGCATCAATGGATATGACCCATAAAACACCGGTAATTTAGTGAAGGGGGTAAATTAAATTACGGATGTTCTAATAGTTATAGACGGAAATCAAAGAAAACTGAAAGTTAGATATGATTTGGGGCTATATATGGTCTATTTTTAGATATGattagtaattaataataagACATTATTTTGTCTGAGTGATGTATCTGGTCTCACTTGGTTGGAAAAAGGCTTTGGCGTGTTATACTGGTTGTTCTGGATATAGGCTGATCCTATAACTTTAATTTTTCGATGGTGTTTAGTATCTCAGTATCTCCATTTCAGGGTGTATTTGTTAAAATTCATAATGTATCCACTATAGTTACTAATATTGGCTAAATCTTCCTCAGGATGGAAAAACATCACAACTTGAGCATGTATTTATTCGAGGCAGCAAAGTCAGGTATGAATCATATGTCTTGCAATAgctttataattttatattctaaaaaagGTTGTATAATACAATCGTACGTTGCTCAGTAACTATATATCTTATTTCAAATAAGGTTGTATTATACAATAATACGGTGCTCAGTAACTATATATCTTATTTCAAATAAGGTTGTATTGTATATTGTATTTTCTTCTAGAACAGTGCTTTGAAATCTTGATAATGTGACAGGTTTATGGTCATACCGGACATGCTGAAGAACGCTCCTATGTTTAAGCGTTTGGATGCAAGAATCAAGGTACCTTCTTACTTAAAAGTGATTAATTACCCTATATTTATTCGATTGTGCTTTTGTATTTTATGCTTTGTCTGAATATCTTGAAGGGCAAGGGTGCATCACTCGGTGTTGGTAGAGGCAGAGCAGTTGCAATGCGAGCAaaggtatttttttaatttctagttTATTGATA
It includes:
- the LOC101509637 gene encoding small nuclear ribonucleoprotein SmD3b-like; this encodes MSRSLGIPVKLLHEASGHVVTVELKSGELYRGNMIECEDNWNCQLESITYTAKDGKTSQLEHVFIRGSKVRFMVIPDMLKNAPMFKRLDARIKGKGASLGVGRGRAVAMRAKAQAAGRGAAPGRGVPPVRR